Proteins from a single region of Companilactobacillus farciminis KCTC 3681 = DSM 20184:
- a CDS encoding aspartate aminotransferase family protein: MTTQKVDHDHEVDHRLIVQENKYYAKSSRINYYDLVIESAHNATLVDADGNEYIDLLASASAINVGHTNEKVVQAIQEQAEKLIHYTPAYFHHRPGQQLAERLAKLVPGAEKQVAFSNSGSEANDAIIKFARAYTGRPYIVSFMDSYHGSTYGSMTLSGVSLNMARKMGPLLPGVVHVPYPDLYRRYENETEHDVALRYFDEFKQPFESFLPADEVACVLIEPIQGDGGIRKAPEEFMQLVYDFCHQNGILFAVDEINQGMGRTGKMWSYQQFKDIEPDLMSVGKSLASGMPLSATIGKKEIMQSLDSPAHVFTTAGNPICCAASMATLDVLEEEQLMEKSNVEGAYAEERFLEMQKHYPEIGDVRMYGLDGGIELVKDRQTKTPDPDFANKVIYYAFQHGVVMITLKGNILRFQPPLVITHDELDKALNVLDDAFAAAENNQVIIPSNEKIGW, from the coding sequence ATGACAACGCAAAAAGTAGATCATGATCACGAGGTGGACCATCGATTGATTGTGCAAGAGAATAAGTACTACGCCAAATCTTCACGAATCAATTATTATGACCTTGTCATCGAATCTGCACACAATGCAACATTAGTCGATGCAGATGGAAACGAGTATATCGACTTGTTGGCAAGTGCTTCAGCCATTAACGTTGGTCATACGAATGAAAAAGTCGTGCAAGCAATTCAAGAGCAGGCCGAGAAACTGATTCATTACACACCTGCCTATTTTCATCACCGTCCCGGACAACAATTAGCTGAACGTTTGGCTAAATTAGTTCCTGGAGCTGAGAAACAAGTGGCTTTTTCAAATTCTGGTTCTGAAGCCAATGACGCTATCATCAAATTTGCCAGAGCTTATACCGGTCGTCCTTACATCGTTTCCTTCATGGATTCGTATCATGGTTCAACTTACGGCTCAATGACACTTTCTGGAGTTAGCTTGAACATGGCTCGCAAGATGGGTCCATTACTTCCCGGAGTAGTGCACGTACCGTATCCAGACTTATATCGACGATATGAGAACGAAACGGAACACGATGTAGCTTTGAGATATTTCGACGAATTCAAGCAGCCTTTTGAAAGTTTCTTGCCAGCTGATGAAGTAGCCTGTGTCTTGATTGAACCAATTCAAGGTGATGGTGGAATTAGAAAAGCTCCCGAAGAATTCATGCAACTAGTTTATGATTTTTGTCACCAAAACGGAATCTTGTTTGCTGTTGATGAGATCAATCAAGGAATGGGTCGCACGGGTAAAATGTGGAGCTACCAACAATTTAAGGATATCGAACCCGACTTGATGTCCGTAGGTAAGTCACTAGCTTCAGGGATGCCTTTGAGTGCCACGATTGGAAAAAAGGAAATCATGCAGAGTCTTGATTCACCAGCACACGTCTTTACTACTGCTGGAAACCCAATCTGTTGTGCCGCTTCAATGGCAACCTTGGACGTCTTGGAAGAAGAGCAGTTGATGGAAAAATCCAACGTCGAAGGGGCATACGCCGAAGAGAGATTTTTGGAAATGCAAAAGCACTATCCAGAAATTGGCGATGTGAGAATGTATGGTTTAGATGGGGGAATCGAATTAGTCAAGGACCGTCAGACAAAGACTCCTGATCCTGATTTTGCCAACAAAGTTATTTATTATGCATTTCAACACGGAGTTGTTATGATTACGCTGAAAGGTAATATTTTGAGATTTCAACCACCTTTGGTCATCACGCACGACGAGTTGGATAAAGCGTTGAATGTGTTAGATGATGCATTTGCGGCCGCAGAAAATAATCAAGTAATTATTCCAAGTAACGAAAAAATTGGTTGGTAA
- a CDS encoding APC family permease produces the protein MSDFFKRLTLKEDPSIYEDKDSHLVRVLTVKDFLALGVGTIVSTSIFTLPGVVAAQHTGPSVVFSFIVAAIVAGLVAFAYAEMAAAMPFAGSAYSWINVMFGEFFGWVAGWALLAEYFIALAFVGSGLSANFRGLLEPLGIHFPNAIANTFGNNGGVVDIVAVVVIAAVAWLISRGAGGAAKVENVLVVLKVLAVLTFIIVGLTAIHVENYFPFIPKYRLNADGTAFGGWQGIYAGVSMIFLSYIGFDSIAANSAEAKNPGKTMPRGILGSLLIAVVLFVAVALVLVGMFKYSDYANNAEPVGWALRHAGHPIVASVIQAVAVIGMFTALIGMMLAGSRLVYSFGRDGMLPSWLGKLNDKNLPNHALLVLSIVGILIGAFCPFAFLAQLISAGTLIAFMFVSLGIYPLRKREGKDIAMPDFKVPFYPVLPALGFIGSLIIFWGLDIQAKLYAGIWFAIGLVIYFAYGMHHSTLGKKHDAEKNK, from the coding sequence ATGAGTGATTTTTTTAAACGTTTAACCTTAAAAGAAGATCCGAGTATTTATGAGGATAAAGATTCACATTTAGTTCGAGTTTTAACAGTTAAGGATTTCTTGGCTTTGGGTGTCGGGACAATCGTTTCCACATCAATCTTTACTTTGCCAGGGGTCGTTGCCGCACAACATACCGGTCCATCAGTGGTCTTTTCATTTATCGTGGCTGCTATCGTTGCCGGGTTAGTCGCCTTTGCTTATGCGGAGATGGCTGCCGCAATGCCATTTGCCGGGTCTGCGTATTCGTGGATCAATGTTATGTTCGGTGAGTTCTTCGGTTGGGTCGCTGGTTGGGCCCTGTTAGCCGAGTACTTCATCGCTTTAGCCTTCGTTGGTTCGGGGCTGTCCGCCAATTTCCGTGGGCTGTTGGAACCATTAGGAATCCACTTCCCGAATGCGATTGCCAATACCTTTGGTAATAACGGTGGTGTCGTTGATATCGTCGCCGTCGTCGTTATTGCCGCAGTCGCATGGTTGATTTCTCGTGGTGCCGGTGGTGCTGCTAAAGTTGAAAATGTTTTAGTTGTCTTAAAAGTTTTAGCTGTTTTAACTTTCATCATCGTTGGTTTAACTGCCATTCATGTGGAAAATTACTTCCCATTCATACCAAAATATCGTTTGAACGCTGACGGAACTGCCTTTGGTGGTTGGCAAGGAATCTACGCCGGTGTTTCAATGATCTTCCTATCATATATCGGATTTGATTCAATCGCCGCAAATTCTGCCGAAGCTAAGAATCCCGGTAAGACAATGCCACGAGGAATCCTAGGATCATTATTGATTGCCGTTGTTTTGTTCGTTGCTGTTGCTTTAGTTCTAGTTGGAATGTTCAAGTACTCTGATTACGCTAATAACGCTGAACCTGTTGGTTGGGCCCTAAGACATGCCGGTCATCCAATCGTTGCCAGTGTTATCCAAGCTGTTGCTGTTATCGGAATGTTCACCGCTTTGATTGGAATGATGTTAGCTGGTTCAAGACTAGTTTACTCATTCGGACGTGACGGAATGTTACCAAGTTGGTTAGGTAAGTTGAACGACAAGAATCTTCCTAATCACGCACTATTAGTTCTATCAATCGTTGGTATCTTAATCGGTGCCTTTTGTCCATTCGCCTTCTTAGCTCAATTGATTTCAGCCGGGACGTTGATTGCGTTCATGTTCGTATCATTAGGAATTTATCCATTGAGAAAACGTGAAGGAAAAGACATCGCCATGCCAGACTTCAAAGTGCCATTTTATCCAGTGCTACCAGCTCTAGGATTTATCGGCTCACTAATCATTTTCTGGGGACTAGATATTCAAGCTAAACTCTACGCTGGAATCTGGTTCGCTATCGGATTAGTTATCTACTTTGCTTACGGGATGCACCATTCAACTCTAGGCAAGAAGCATGACGCTGAAAAAAATAAATAA
- a CDS encoding SLAP domain-containing protein produces MRKKLVKSKKNWIVVSSLSFAGGLLLLGGPTEIVHAADTTVAPTEQVATPTSSDSKTDAIKTDSTKSADVTKAVAPVTTEENNDSTVQSDTVAPVEKETATTEKTDATDTNAVSETLNKETTTPDIKETRTTSEAQPVVAKDAQTIAESENTEVPVSNTDVKDTQTTTEDVKNIDGEKVDTPVPDSDIATDETTDTTQSDVNKENVIQNDGAQDDILAANLAVSKAQLASLGISAEDLTLTPEAEVLADGNIAEGTQGTTPWKIDADGVLHLGTAGETTSLADNTATTTQHTSTGSSQIDSSSTETKESPTSPWMKHANDITRINFEGDVNAASDMSYTFADLNKLTTITNANKLHTVVSNVSMTKTVGMFANDTNLKEISSDSTTNETKPTINLSSWNFASVTDANSMFLNDSSIEYVTFSEYKESTLKSNANFNYMFKNNTSLITAYMPQLQFRRTKSMIGMFQNDRSLTALDISSWNMANSSSIDTGDSSKGEGMFDGTDSLTSLTLSSINRFSSYTALSSKNGSSWIEEGGKSIMSDPSKADNSTTFNLNSIVSNLGSGILNPTEFKTDGNVPADIEANLIIPSNLGDIETSISGPIYSSQDVKVPTKDGYTANVSTITANILNDKAVTNYYVTYTPVASNPGQKVTFTAPDGQSKTLNIPDGVYGTDGSITIPDFDGYTHTNTTVPVIYGPDGVAIVNTKDLYTPVKSKSGQTATFSTPDGQSKTLNIPDGEYGTNGSITIPDFDGYTHKDTTLPVIYGPDGVAIVNTKDLYTPVASNPGQTATFSTPDGQSKILEIPAGEYGTNGSITIPDFDGYTHKDTTLPVIYGPDGVAIVNTKNLYTPVASNPGQTATFTTPDGQSKTLNIPDGVYGTDGSITIPDFDGYTHKDTTLPVIYGPDGVAIVNTKDLYTPVKSKSGQTATFTTPDGQSKTLNIPDGVYGTDGSITIPDFDGYTHKDTTLPVIYGPDGVAIVNTTDIYSPVKSKSGQTATFTTPDGQSKILDIPAGEYGTNGSITIPDFNGYTHTNTTVPVIYGPDGVAIVNTKDLYTPVKSNPGQTATFTTPDGQSKTLDIPAGEYGTNGSITIPDFDGYTHTNTTVPVIYGPDGVAIVNTTDIYSPVKSKSGQTVTFTAPNGQSRTIDIPEGAYGTDGSITVPNIDGYTHDEEVPVSYDKDGNAIVNTDKIYTPIHFDATTTTVKTPEGNKTITIPEGNYGDDPKTVDVPSVTGYISAPLTVTYNADGTTSINTPSSLYTPVHSNGGTAKFTTPDGQTQTVNIPAGDFGTNGNISIPDFEGYTHEDKTIPVIYDANGNAIVKTDGLYTPIHFDPTTTTVKTPEGNKTVTIPEGNYGDNPKTVDVPSITGYTSNPLTVTYNADGTTSIDTPNKLYMPVHSDGDKATFITPNGDTTVDIPAGDFSKKDVTIDVPQVTGYNTNVDKVPVTYNADGSASADTKVIYTPVHSDGGTATIKTPDGPVTIDIPEGDYSKSNVTTVNVPKVHGYTTSTDTLKVTYDANGNATINTSDVSYTGVENKSTSINLKNPDGKVTSLDIPAGRFGDDPVTITAQNISGYTAPSIIVTFGADGIPTIVDAKTPDKEISTSDTLTYSRIPSSHTIIQKDTEKTDIATPKQNSQNVATYSEKGQILLYTLGEDNKMTAISNYGLAKQSTWYSDEQITVDGIQYLRVATNKWVKASQVYSYQDLNQYVRTYDKTAKVLYKSEDEVINNRILQPNTSWFSDRTTYVINGDKYYRVATNEFVSAKDAYIYQPTNMVVKTHTDSPSKNLYTAKGELITNRSLVADSNWLVDSIVYIEGIKYYRVATNEFVKASDVDINH; encoded by the coding sequence ATGAGAAAAAAATTAGTTAAATCTAAGAAAAATTGGATTGTTGTATCCAGTTTATCTTTTGCCGGAGGGTTATTGCTTCTGGGTGGTCCAACTGAAATCGTTCATGCCGCAGATACAACTGTTGCACCTACTGAACAAGTTGCTACACCTACTTCTAGCGATTCCAAAACTGATGCCATCAAGACTGACAGCACTAAATCAGCAGATGTAACCAAAGCCGTCGCACCTGTAACTACTGAAGAAAATAATGACAGTACTGTCCAATCAGACACAGTTGCTCCAGTTGAAAAAGAAACAGCTACAACAGAAAAAACTGATGCAACTGACACTAATGCTGTATCTGAAACTTTAAATAAGGAAACAACAACTCCTGATATCAAAGAAACTAGAACAACATCCGAAGCACAACCTGTTGTTGCTAAAGATGCACAAACAATTGCTGAAAGCGAAAATACTGAAGTTCCCGTTTCCAATACAGATGTTAAAGACACTCAAACAACTACTGAAGACGTTAAAAATATTGATGGCGAAAAAGTTGATACTCCTGTTCCCGATTCAGATATCGCTACTGATGAAACTACCGATACTACTCAATCCGATGTTAATAAGGAAAACGTCATTCAAAACGATGGAGCTCAAGACGACATTTTAGCCGCTAATTTGGCCGTATCTAAAGCTCAACTAGCTAGTTTAGGAATCAGTGCTGAAGATTTAACTCTTACACCAGAAGCAGAAGTTTTGGCTGATGGAAATATTGCTGAAGGTACACAAGGAACTACCCCTTGGAAGATTGATGCGGATGGAGTTTTACACTTAGGTACTGCTGGTGAAACTACATCTTTAGCAGACAACACGGCTACAACTACACAACACACAAGTACAGGATCATCACAAATTGACAGCTCATCTACTGAAACTAAAGAATCTCCTACTTCTCCATGGATGAAACATGCAAATGACATCACACGTATCAACTTTGAAGGTGATGTCAATGCTGCATCAGATATGAGCTACACGTTTGCTGATTTAAATAAATTAACTACGATCACAAACGCCAACAAACTACACACTGTCGTCAGCAACGTATCCATGACAAAAACTGTCGGAATGTTTGCTAATGACACCAATTTAAAGGAAATATCCAGTGATTCTACAACAAATGAGACTAAACCTACCATTAATTTATCCTCTTGGAACTTTGCTTCTGTTACAGATGCCAACAGTATGTTCTTAAACGATAGTTCGATTGAATACGTTACTTTTTCAGAATACAAAGAATCAACTTTAAAATCAAACGCAAATTTCAATTACATGTTTAAAAATAATACTTCTTTAATAACCGCCTATATGCCGCAATTACAATTCCGTAGAACTAAATCTATGATTGGAATGTTCCAGAATGACAGATCACTTACAGCATTAGATATAAGTTCATGGAATATGGCCAATTCATCTTCTATAGATACTGGCGATTCTTCTAAAGGTGAAGGCATGTTCGATGGTACTGACAGTTTAACATCATTAACATTATCTTCAATTAATAGGTTTTCAAGCTATACTGCACTATCTTCAAAAAATGGTAGCAGTTGGATTGAAGAAGGTGGAAAGTCTATCATGTCTGATCCTAGTAAGGCTGATAATTCTACTACTTTTAATTTAAATTCTATCGTCAGCAATTTGGGAAGTGGTATTTTAAACCCAACCGAATTTAAAACAGACGGAAATGTACCTGCAGACATCGAAGCAAACCTTATAATACCTTCAAATCTTGGTGATATAGAGACATCTATCTCAGGACCTATTTACAGTTCACAGGATGTAAAAGTACCAACAAAAGATGGTTATACAGCTAACGTTTCAACCATCACGGCAAACATTTTAAATGATAAGGCTGTTACTAATTACTACGTAACTTATACACCTGTTGCGTCAAACCCCGGACAAAAAGTAACTTTCACTGCTCCAGACGGCCAATCTAAAACATTGAATATTCCCGATGGTGTATATGGTACAGACGGTAGTATCACCATTCCAGACTTTGACGGATATACCCATACCAATACAACTGTTCCCGTTATTTATGGTCCCGATGGAGTTGCCATTGTTAATACAAAAGATCTCTATACTCCCGTTAAATCAAAGTCCGGACAAACAGCAACTTTTAGTACTCCAGACGGTCAATCTAAAACATTGAATATTCCTGATGGTGAATATGGTACAAATGGTAGTATTACTATCCCAGACTTTGATGGATATACTCACAAAGATACAACTCTTCCCGTTATTTATGGCCCCGATGGAGTTGCCATTGTTAATACAAAAGATCTCTATACTCCCGTTGCGTCAAACCCCGGACAAACAGCAACTTTTAGTACTCCAGACGGTCAATCTAAAATATTGGAAATCCCTGCTGGTGAATATGGTACAAATGGTAGTATCACTATCCCAGACTTTGACGGATATACTCACAAAGATACAACTCTTCCCGTTATTTATGGCCCCGATGGAGTTGCCATTGTTAATACAAAAAATCTCTATACTCCCGTTGCGTCAAACCCCGGACAAACAGCAACCTTTACTACTCCAGACGGTCAATCTAAAACATTGAATATTCCTGATGGTGTATATGGTACAGACGGTAGTATCACCATTCCAGACTTTGACGGATATACTCACAAAGATACAACTCTTCCCGTTATTTATGGTCCCGATGGAGTTGCCATTGTTAATACAAAAGATCTCTATACTCCCGTTAAATCAAAGTCCGGACAAACAGCAACCTTTACTACTCCAGACGGTCAATCTAAAACATTGAATATTCCTGATGGTGTATATGGTACAGACGGTAGTATTACTATCCCAGACTTTGACGGATATACTCACAAAGATACAACTCTTCCCGTTATTTATGGCCCCGATGGAGTTGCCATTGTTAATACAACAGACATTTATTCTCCTGTTAAATCAAAGTCCGGACAAACAGCAACCTTTACTACTCCAGACGGTCAATCTAAAATATTGGATATCCCTGCTGGTGAATATGGTACAAATGGTAGTATCACTATTCCAGACTTTAACGGATATACCCATACCAATACAACTGTTCCCGTTATTTATGGCCCCGATGGAGTTGCCATTGTTAATACAAAAGATCTCTATACTCCCGTTAAATCAAATCCCGGACAAACAGCAACTTTTACTACTCCAGACGGTCAATCTAAAACATTGGATATCCCTGCCGGTGAATATGGTACAAATGGTAGTATTACTATCCCAGACTTTGACGGATACACCCATACCAATACAACTGTTCCCGTTATTTATGGCCCCGATGGAGTTGCCATTGTTAATACAACGGATATTTATTCTCCTGTTAAGTCAAAGTCTGGACAAACAGTAACTTTCACTGCTCCAAACGGACAATCTAGAACGATTGATATCCCTGAAGGTGCATACGGTACAGATGGTAGTATCACTGTTCCTAATATTGACGGATATACTCATGATGAAGAAGTTCCTGTATCGTATGACAAAGACGGAAATGCCATTGTAAATACTGATAAAATTTATACCCCTATTCACTTTGACGCTACAACTACAACCGTAAAAACTCCTGAAGGTAATAAAACAATCACTATTCCCGAAGGCAATTATGGTGACGATCCTAAAACTGTCGATGTTCCATCGGTCACTGGTTATATCTCTGCTCCTTTAACTGTTACTTATAATGCCGATGGTACAACTTCTATTAATACACCAAGTTCTTTGTATACTCCTGTTCACTCTAACGGTGGTACTGCAAAGTTTACTACACCTGATGGACAAACTCAGACTGTTAATATTCCCGCCGGAGACTTTGGTACAAATGGTAATATTAGTATTCCTGATTTCGAAGGATATACTCACGAAGATAAAACTATTCCAGTAATTTATGATGCCAACGGTAATGCCATCGTGAAAACAGACGGTCTTTACACACCTATTCACTTTGATCCTACAACTACAACTGTAAAAACTCCTGAAGGCAATAAAACTGTCACTATTCCTGAAGGTAATTATGGGGACAATCCTAAAACTGTCGATGTTCCATCAATCACTGGCTATACAAGCAATCCTTTAACTGTCACTTATAATGCCGATGGTACAACTTCTATTGACACGCCAAATAAACTCTATATGCCAGTTCATTCTGATGGTGATAAAGCTACTTTTATCACTCCTAATGGAGATACTACTGTCGATATTCCTGCTGGTGATTTTAGTAAAAAAGACGTTACAATTGACGTTCCTCAAGTCACTGGATACAACACCAATGTCGATAAAGTACCTGTCACTTACAACGCTGACGGTTCTGCTTCCGCTGACACTAAAGTCATTTACACTCCGGTTCATTCTGATGGTGGTACTGCTACTATCAAAACACCTGATGGACCCGTTACTATTGATATCCCTGAAGGCGACTATAGTAAATCAAATGTAACAACGGTTAATGTCCCTAAAGTACACGGATATACAACAAGTACTGATACTTTGAAAGTAACTTATGATGCCAACGGTAACGCTACAATCAACACCTCGGATGTCTCTTACACTGGAGTAGAAAACAAATCCACATCCATCAATCTAAAAAATCCAGATGGCAAAGTAACTTCACTAGATATCCCTGCCGGACGTTTTGGCGATGATCCAGTTACCATAACTGCTCAAAACATCAGTGGATATACAGCCCCATCCATAATCGTTACCTTTGGAGCAGATGGTATACCAACAATCGTTGATGCCAAAACTCCAGACAAAGAAATTTCTACTTCCGATACTTTGACTTACAGTAGAATTCCTTCAAGCCACACAATTATCCAAAAGGATACCGAAAAAACTGACATCGCTACGCCAAAACAAAACAGCCAAAACGTTGCTACTTATAGTGAAAAAGGACAAATTCTCCTTTACACTTTAGGCGAAGACAATAAAATGACTGCTATCAGCAATTATGGTTTAGCAAAACAATCAACTTGGTACAGCGATGAACAAATCACCGTCGATGGTATTCAATACTTGCGTGTCGCTACTAACAAATGGGTCAAAGCCAGCCAAGTTTACTCATATCAAGATTTGAACCAATATGTCAGAACTTACGATAAAACCGCCAAGGTTCTCTACAAATCTGAAGACGAAGTAATTAATAATCGTATTTTGCAACCAAATACTAGCTGGTTCAGTGATCGCACGACTTACGTAATTAATGGTGACAAATATTATCGTGTCGCTACTAATGAATTTGTCAGTGCCAAAGATGCCTACATTTACCAACCAACTAATATGGTCGTAAAGACTCATACTGACTCCCCATCCAAGAACCTCTATACAGCTAAAGGTGAACTGATTACCAACAGATCACTAGTCGCTGATTCAAATTGGTTAGTCGATAGCATTGTTTACATTGAAGGTATTAAATACTATCGTGTCGCTACCAATGAATTTGTAAAAGCTTCTGATGTAGATATCAATCATTAA
- a CDS encoding helix-turn-helix transcriptional regulator, with the protein MENRPLRLFHYLLTNAQALTTEELIQKWDKIFDFDHNMQVSAKKRAIQRGLKSIEDALSDPRMKELFTYHKERSGKVYEYSIDYNGETFINNQEALVLTKILLASRALNDQEATTIINKWQNMISTKARKTIKSAVNENFDNESYIIDSNDREETIWELEEYIQSRSNISFNYRNLEVSGRSEVNEEILPLHVFFDNYYFFLKGYKFENNRSQFKTYRIDWMKDIIKVKSKIKLIGQNMPQNSKEDPKSLFAYDGEEKSLEFEYYGFPDYIYDKFPQVELEKVEPDKPKKFGFPVHKMRVKIHYSDGVKMWLLSQATVLKVLSPPEVVEDLRNLLEDGLKMYPRKGEKNEISTDLDSKA; encoded by the coding sequence ATGGAAAATAGACCACTAAGACTATTCCACTACCTACTAACGAATGCGCAAGCTCTGACCACCGAAGAACTGATACAAAAATGGGATAAGATATTTGACTTCGACCACAATATGCAAGTGTCCGCCAAAAAAAGGGCAATCCAACGAGGACTAAAAAGTATTGAGGATGCTCTAAGTGATCCACGAATGAAAGAACTTTTCACTTATCACAAAGAGCGAAGCGGCAAGGTTTACGAGTATTCCATCGATTACAATGGCGAAACTTTTATCAATAATCAAGAAGCGCTAGTTTTGACCAAAATTCTATTAGCCAGCCGGGCTCTAAATGATCAGGAAGCGACCACCATCATCAATAAGTGGCAAAATATGATTTCCACTAAGGCTAGAAAGACTATCAAATCGGCAGTAAACGAGAATTTTGACAACGAGTCCTATATTATCGACAGCAACGACCGGGAAGAAACGATTTGGGAGTTGGAAGAATACATCCAAAGTCGTTCTAATATCAGTTTTAATTATCGTAATTTAGAAGTGAGTGGTAGGTCCGAAGTTAATGAAGAGATATTGCCGCTGCACGTTTTCTTCGACAATTATTACTTCTTTCTGAAGGGCTATAAGTTTGAAAATAATCGCTCACAGTTTAAAACTTATCGAATCGATTGGATGAAGGATATCATCAAAGTTAAATCTAAGATTAAACTAATTGGTCAAAATATGCCCCAGAACTCCAAAGAAGATCCCAAGAGTTTGTTCGCTTATGACGGTGAAGAAAAGAGTCTTGAATTCGAGTATTACGGTTTTCCCGACTACATCTACGACAAATTTCCTCAAGTCGAACTAGAAAAAGTGGAGCCTGATAAACCAAAGAAGTTCGGCTTTCCAGTCCATAAGATGCGGGTCAAAATTCATTATTCGGACGGTGTCAAAATGTGGCTTTTGAGTCAGGCAACTGTTCTAAAAGTTCTTTCGCCACCAGAAGTAGTGGAAGATTTGCGTAATTTACTAGAAGACGGGCTCAAAATGTATCCAAGAAAAGGAGAGAAAAATGAAATCTCAACAGATTTGGATAGTAAAGCTTAA
- a CDS encoding type II toxin-antitoxin system PemK/MazF family toxin, with amino-acid sequence MVNMPKNGEIIYIDFDPSAGAEIQKRRPAVVVSNNQLMATSPFVWVVPISHGKFNGEDYPLHVHLDKRTKMDGTIYTEQLKSFDYINRNWQFVEQLPTDLREEVQNKIQLVVQFNND; translated from the coding sequence ATGGTAAATATGCCCAAAAATGGAGAAATCATTTACATTGATTTCGATCCATCTGCTGGAGCTGAAATACAAAAAAGGAGGCCTGCTGTGGTTGTTAGCAATAATCAGCTGATGGCTACTTCCCCATTTGTATGGGTTGTCCCTATATCACATGGTAAGTTCAATGGGGAAGATTATCCTTTGCATGTACATTTAGATAAACGAACTAAAATGGATGGCACGATTTACACTGAGCAGTTAAAATCTTTTGATTACATCAACAGGAATTGGCAATTTGTGGAGCAACTACCAACGGATTTAAGAGAGGAAGTTCAAAACAAGATACAATTAGTTGTTCAATTTAATAATGATTAG
- a CDS encoding RNA-guided endonuclease InsQ/TnpB family protein: MSVNEVGQKKDCLITVIRTQKVRLYPNQHMKVVLNQLCDYRRYCWNKALETWNDMYDLHTIDSSIPIPNVYSVRNELVFNKMDWQFNLSSRTLQLTIVDLGIAWKNYFDKSLPDWGKPKFKSKKMSRQGFKTDRAKIVDGKLRLDKPLGVKQWFDIHISKHVNLNGQLKTVSVYKENGKYWASFPLEVCIKHKLMTGKSTAVDVNVGHFNYTNGLINTLPKGLIKLYERIKIYQKCLARKRVINGGNATKSNNYIVMRDKLQRDYRKAANIQHDIIQKFTSNLVAQYDKIVIEDLNIKSMQMSHVASKGLQRALFGYFRKVLSYKCEWYGKEVILASQIYPSTQRCSKCGYVKRGNEKLGLQGNLKHHTNHSDYVCYSCGARIDRDKNAVANLLDLI, translated from the coding sequence ATGTCAGTGAATGAAGTTGGTCAAAAAAAAGATTGTTTGATAACTGTAATTCGTACTCAAAAGGTTCGACTATATCCCAACCAACACATGAAGGTGGTTTTAAATCAACTTTGTGATTATCGTCGTTATTGTTGGAATAAGGCGCTAGAAACATGGAACGATATGTATGATTTGCATACCATTGACTCCAGCATTCCTATTCCAAATGTATATTCTGTCCGAAATGAATTAGTATTTAATAAAATGGATTGGCAGTTTAATTTGTCGTCAAGAACTTTACAACTAACAATTGTGGATTTGGGTATTGCGTGGAAAAATTATTTTGATAAATCTCTACCTGATTGGGGGAAACCAAAATTTAAATCAAAGAAAATGTCCCGTCAGGGTTTTAAGACTGATCGTGCAAAAATTGTTGATGGAAAGCTTCGTTTAGATAAACCTCTGGGAGTAAAGCAGTGGTTCGATATTCATATTAGTAAACATGTGAATTTAAATGGACAACTTAAGACTGTTAGTGTTTATAAAGAAAATGGAAAATATTGGGCTAGCTTTCCGTTAGAAGTATGTATAAAACATAAACTTATGACAGGAAAAAGTACCGCTGTGGATGTTAATGTTGGACACTTTAATTATACAAATGGGTTAATTAATACATTACCAAAAGGTTTAATTAAATTGTATGAGCGTATAAAAATTTATCAAAAATGTTTAGCTCGAAAAAGAGTGATTAATGGTGGAAATGCTACAAAGAGTAATAATTACATTGTAATGAGAGACAAGTTACAACGTGATTATCGTAAAGCTGCTAATATTCAACATGATATTATTCAAAAATTTACATCTAATTTAGTCGCTCAATATGACAAAATTGTTATTGAAGATTTAAATATTAAGTCTATGCAAATGAGCCATGTTGCTTCGAAGGGCCTACAAAGAGCATTGTTTGGGTATTTTCGTAAAGTTTTATCATATAAGTGTGAATGGTATGGTAAAGAAGTTATTTTAGCTAGTCAAATATATCCATCGACACAACGATGCTCTAAGTGCGGTTATGTTAAAAGAGGAAATGAAAAGCTTGGATTACAGGGGAATTTAAAGCATCATACTAATCATTCTGACTATGTTTGTTATTCCTGTGGTGCAAGAATTGATAGAGATAAAAATGCGGTGGCAAATTTATTAGATTTGATTTAA